AGATCCGGAGATTGCTTCGATCGTCTCTTTTTGTGTGAGTAAAGTGGAAGAGAAATTGATGCATTATCCGGCAGCCAAAACGCATCATCATGCTTATTTTGCTGGACTTGCTTACCATATGGTTCGTATGCTGGAGATCGGGGATTTTCTGTGCAAGCAGCGTCCCTTCTTGAATCCGGATTTGATGAAGGCGGGAATTATTCTTCATGATATCGCGAAGCCGGAGGAGATGATCTCTCAGCTCGGAATTGTCTCGGAATATAGCGTTCAGGGTAAATTGATTGGTCATATCTCGATGGCATCTAACTGGATTACGGAAGCCGCCATCCGCTTAGACATTGATTTGAATTCGGAGAAAGTTCTGGCGTTACAGCATCTCGTGTTGTCCCACCATAATCTGGGCGAATGGGGCAGTCCTGTTCAGCCGCAGACGGCTGAGGCTGTAGCTCTGCATCACATTGATGCTATGGATGCGAAGCTGCAAATGGTGGAGGATGCTCTGGATACCACACCAGAAACCGAAGAATGGACGCCATTCATCAGAGGTCTGGAGAATAAAGCAGTTTATCGGATGAAGATATAGCGGTACTATGTACAGCTGGGCGATCTATAGATGTGCCGATGATATGTTGCGCTGATAGAGTAGTCTTGGGTGGTAGAAAAGATATTATACGGAATTCTTCCCTATAATTAACCAGTAAAGGGTGTATTTGTTGGGATTATACGGAATTCCTCCCTATAATTCCTAATAAATGCGTCAATTACACCTAAACCTTATGAAATATAGGGATAAATTCCCTATAACTCCGTCAAATTGCGCTTAAGCAGAGAACTATAGGGAGGAAATCCCTATAATTCATCCGCGAGGTTAGCGATCTTTGCAGTTATTCAATTGCCTGTCAAGTATTTCGATACGAAGATGGCATTGATCAAATTGAACTATACAGAAGAGAGGATATATTCCTCTATCGAGTATATCCTTTATCTATCACAAACACCCAACCAGCAGGATCTGGTTGGGTGTTTGTGATGATACAACATAAAATGATTATGTCGATAAATTGCAGCGGCTGCTATAAATAGAAGTTTTCGTTCTTTGTTGTTTGTTAACGGGCCTCTTAGCAGGCTTACTCTTACGAGCAGAAAAAGGAGTGTATCCACCAGCAAACATCGTTCCGTTAGTATATCCTTGGCTGCTAGAGAGCAAAAGCGGATCACGGTGTGATTCTCGCTCCATAAGCTTTAATAGAACCGAGGCTGCAGCGCGCGCGTCATCGAGAGCATCATGATGCTTCAACTCAATGCCGAAATGCTGGGAGACTATATTAAGCTTATGAGAGGGTAGATCGGGCAGCATTTTTTTACCTAGTAAATAAGTACATAGGTATTGAAAGCTCGGATAGCTTAAGGACATTCCATCGAGGCAATACCGTAGCACACTCATATCAAAAGAGGCGTTGTGTGCCACAACGATTTGCCCGTGCAGCAAAGGTTCAACGGTGGGCCACAGTTCATGGAAAGTAGGCTGACCGATTACCATGGAGGGGGTGATGCCATGTATCGAAATGTTCATGCCGTCAAACCGCTGTTTCGGATCGATCAGCCAAGAATGTTCGGTCGTTATTCGTCCATCTTTTACTTCTACAAGCCCCAAGGCACAGGCGCTGGAGCGACTGGAGTTCGCCGTTTCAAAGTCAATTGCTATAAAGTCCATTCGTAAAGCTCCTCATCTATCATATATACATTCATATTAAAGTAGTAAAATGATAAATACAATCTAGTGAATTTACAAAAGAAAAGCCATGACATTCTACATTGTAGAATTGTCATGGCTTTTAGGGCTGTTGTTACTAATTATTGTTGTACAATCTAAACTTCTCCCCCAGCAGCGATGTAAGCATCAAGTACCCGTTTGAGCGCTGCTTTTTGGTTTGCATTGATGGTTCTATCTTCTTTTCGTTGATCTCCTTCAAGGCGCATAATGGTTTTCTCGGATTCGATGATCTGAGTCAACATGTTGATTTGAGATTTGTCGAGTGTCTCGTCATAATATTCCCAAACCCCCGGACTATTAATATCCGTGCTCATATCTCTTTCTGCACCCATAAATCCAGGGTCTATTTCAAATTTTTGACCATCTACATTAAAGACGTAATTCTTAATGAATATCCAGCTATCACCAGTGTATTGTATTTTTAAGCGTAGCCCAGAACTTATTTGTCCATCCTTGATTCCGAAATAGGCGTAGATACCATTTTCATTGATGAACTTTGGCGCTTCTTTGTCTTGATACCATGAAATGCCTTCAACTTCATCTACTGTTTTCACCATTTGTGCAAGAGCCGCATCTTGCTTGGCTTTGATAGCAGCAGCTTCCTTTTCTTTTTTCTCTGCATCCGCTTTAGCATCTGCATCTGCTTTTTTCTTTGCTTCCGCATCTGCAGCAGCCTTTGCCTCGGTGTCAGCCTTTACCTGCTCAGCATCATTTTGGGTTTTAGCACTTACAGTTGTTGAATTATCATTGCTATTTGTCGAAGTTTTGGTAGACGTATCTGCTGTTTGAAGGGTTTTATCTGAGTCGGAGTTTCCTGCTACCACTGTAAATACAATCATTAAAATAAAGGATAGCAGGGATAAGAGAAATTTAATCTTTGCAGGTTTTTTACGTATTGCTGAGACAATCCCTATGATTCCAAATGCAATGAAAGCGAGTAAACAAATAACGACTAAAAATGCCATTTTACAATTTCCCCCTAAGATAAAATAAGTATTTTTGTGTAAAAAATCCACATGTTATGAATATTGGATAACTATTCTACGTATAGTTTAATAGAAAGATGCGGTTTTATCACCATAATTTTCTTTTTTATAACAAAATATTGAACTGACTTGTTTGTTTCGTTATCTTGCTATCTTATTCAAGAATCCTTACACTGCCATATAGGTGTTGTATAGTATGGTTACGCACAATATCCGATACGGGAGGAAAACGCGTTGGGACCTGTAATAACTAAATTTTTTGAATATGGGCAAGACGATATAGATTACCTCGGAAGTGTGGACCCAGTGCTTGGCGCGGCGATGGCGCGGATGGGGAAGGTGGAACGTGTGATTATTCCAGATCTTTTCACT
The window above is part of the Paenibacillus sp. FSL K6-0276 genome. Proteins encoded here:
- a CDS encoding HD domain-containing protein produces the protein MTQIKQLAPQDEFVGFYLLRELAIKQTNGTPPKDYFDLVLGDSSGQLSAKYWDVSTTDKETFFPMALVKVRGIAHTYREKLQIKVTKIRLVNDEDGVALTDFIRSAPIRPVDLIHTIKGVMASITDPEIASIVSFCVSKVEEKLMHYPAAKTHHHAYFAGLAYHMVRMLEIGDFLCKQRPFLNPDLMKAGIILHDIAKPEEMISQLGIVSEYSVQGKLIGHISMASNWITEAAIRLDIDLNSEKVLALQHLVLSHHNLGEWGSPVQPQTAEAVALHHIDAMDAKLQMVEDALDTTPETEEWTPFIRGLENKAVYRMKI
- a CDS encoding 3'-5' exonuclease gives rise to the protein MDFIAIDFETANSSRSSACALGLVEVKDGRITTEHSWLIDPKQRFDGMNISIHGITPSMVIGQPTFHELWPTVEPLLHGQIVVAHNASFDMSVLRYCLDGMSLSYPSFQYLCTYLLGKKMLPDLPSHKLNIVSQHFGIELKHHDALDDARAAASVLLKLMERESHRDPLLLSSSQGYTNGTMFAGGYTPFSARKSKPAKRPVNKQQRTKTSIYSSRCNLST